One genomic segment of Vidua macroura isolate BioBank_ID:100142 unplaced genomic scaffold, ASM2450914v1 whyUn_scaffold_107, whole genome shotgun sequence includes these proteins:
- the FMNL3 gene encoding formin-like protein 3 isoform X1, producing the protein MGNVESADGEALPRGPGTPAAPGGAGLFAPGKMPMPEPCELEERFALVLSSMNLPPDKARLLRQYDNEKKWDLICDQERFQVKSPPHAYIQKLRSFLEPGVTRKKFRRRVQESTKVLRELEISLRTNHIGWVREFLNDENKGLDVLVNYLSFAQCAVMLDFEGLEGGEDGALDRLRSWSRSIEDLQHPSALPAPFTSSLARSARQTALRYGTLPSRRALKNSRLVSQKDDVHLCIMCLRAIMNYQYGFNLVMSHPHAVNEIALSLNNKNPRMKALVLELLAAVCLVRGGHEIILAAFDNFKEVCKEKHRFERLMEYFRNEDSSIDFMVACMQFINIVVHSVEDMNFRVHLQYEFTKLGLEEFLQKSRHTESEKLQVQIQAYLDNVFDVGGLLEDAETKNVALEKVEELEEHLSHLTEKLLDLENENMMRVAELEKQLLQREKELEVVKETYEHTSHQVHTLRRMIKEKDEAFRRHYGSEPPPVPSAEPPPPQAEPSEETPRPPVLPPVEAAPPPPPPPPPLPPPAPPLPGKCPPAPPLPGASPSIALTVGLSAIRIKKPIKTKFRLPVFNWTALKPSQISGTVFSELDDERVLEDLDLERFEELFKTKAQGPALDLVCAKSKAAQKVATKVTLLEANRAKNLAITLRKAGRSADEICRAIHTFDLATLPVDFVECLMRFLPTEAEAKALRQYERERKPLEELADEDRFMLQFSKVERLPQRMAIMAFLGNFTENIQMLTPQLNAIIAASASVKSSQKLKHMLEIILALGNYMNSSKRGAVYGFKLQSLDLLLDTKSTDRKMTLLHFIALTVREKYPELATFWQELHFVEKAAAVSLENVLLDVKELGRGMELLRRECGQHESAVLRGFLGGSEGQLERLQRDARTAEDAYNAVVRYFGESPKTTPPSVFFPVFVRFIHSYKDAEQENETRKKQEEVMREKLLAQEAKKQEKRNKWQQQELIAELRRRQAKDHRPMYEGKDGTIEDIITALKSVPFTARTAKRGSRFFCDPSHHDESGC; encoded by the exons ATGGGGAACGTGGAGAGCGCGGACGGGGAGGCGCTGCCCCGGGGCCCGGGAACAccggcggccccggggggaGCCGGACTGTTCGCCCCGGGCAAGATGCCGATGCCGGAGCCCTGCGAGCTGGAGGAGCGCTTCGCCCTAGTGCTG agctccaTGAACCTGCCCCCGGACAAAGCCCGGCTGCTGCGCCAGTATGACAACGAGAAGAAGTGGGACCTCATCTGTGACCAG GAGCGGTTCCAGGTGAAGAGCCCACCCCATGCCTACATCCAGAAGCTGCGCAGCTTCCTGGAGCCGGGTGTCACACGgaag AAGTTCAGGAGGAGGGTGCAGGAGTCCACCAAGGTGCTGCGCGAGCTGGAGATCAGCCTGAGGACGAACCACATTGG GTGGGTGCGGGAGTTCCTCAATGATGAGAACAAGGGGCTGGACGTGCTGGTGAACTACCTGTCCTTCGCCCAGTGCGCCGTCAT GTTGGATTTTGAGGGCCTGGAAGGCGGCGAGGATGGCGCACTGGACAGGCTgcgctcctggagcaggtccatCGAGGATCTGCAGCACCCCAGCGCCCTGCCCGCCCCCTTCACCAGCAGCCTGGCCCGCTCTGCCCGCCAGACCGCCCTACG CTACGGGACGCTGCCCAGCCGCAGGGCACTGAAGAACTCGCGCCTGGTGAGCCAGAAGGATGACGTCCACCTCTGCATCATGTGTCTTCGGGCCATCATGAACTACCAG TACGGCTTCAACCTGGTCATGTCTCACCCCCACGCTGTCAATGAGATCGCCCTGAGCCTCAATAACAAGAACCCGAG GATGAAGGcgctggtgctggagctgctggcggCTGTCTGCCTGGTGAGGGGCGGCCACGAGATCATCCTCGCGGCCTTCGACAACTTCAAGGAG GTGTGCAAGGAGAAACACCGCTTTGAGCGGCTGATGGAATACTTCCGCAACGAGGACAGCAGCATCGACTTCATG gtgGCCTGCATGCAGTTCATCAACATCGTGGTGCACTCGGTGGAGGACATGAACTTCCGCGTCCATCTCCAGTACGAGTTCACCAAACTGGGGCTGGAGGAGTTCCTGCAG AAGTCGAGGCACACGGAGAGCGAGAAGCTGCAGGTGCAGATCCAGGCGTACCTGGACAACGTCTTCGACGTTGGggggctgctggaggatgcCGAGACCAAGAATGTGGCCCTGGAGAaggtggaggagctggaggagcaccTGTCCCAC CTAACGGAGAAGCTGCTGGACCTGGAGAACGAGAACATGATGCGGGTGGCggagctggagaagcagctgctgcagcgagagaaggagctggaggtggtCAAG GAGACCTACGAGCACACGAGCCACCAGGTGCACACGCTGCGCAGGATGATCAAGGAGAAGGACGAGGCTTTCCGGCGGCACTACGGGTCCGAGCCGCCCCCGGTTCCCAGCGCCGAGCCGCCGCCTCCGCAGGCGGAGCCCTCGGAGGAGACCCCGCGACCCCCGGTCCTGCCCCCCGTGGAAGCCgcgccccccccgccgcccccgcctcCCCCTCtgccgccccccgcgcccccgctCCCAG GGAAGTgtcccccggccccgccgctgcccggGGCTTCACCCTCCATCGCCCTCACCGTGGGGCTCTCAG CCATCCGGATCAAGAAGCCCATCAAGACCAAATTCCGGTTGCCTGTGTTCAACTGGACGGCGCTGAAGCCCAGCCAGATCAGCGGGACGGTGTTCAGCGAGCTGGACGACGAGCGCGTGCTGGAG gacctggacctggaGCGCTTCGAGGAGCTGTTCAAGACCAAGGCGCAGGGCCCGGCGCTGGACCTGGTGTGTGCCAAGAGCAAGGCGGCGCAGAAAGTGGCCACCAAGGTGACACTGCTGGAGGCCAACCGTGCCAAGAACTTGGCCATCACCCTGCGCAAGGCCGGGCGCAGCGCCGACGAGATCTGCCGGGCCATCCACAC GTTCGACCTGGCGACGCTGCCGGTGGATTTTGTGGAGTGCCTGATGCGGTTCCTGCCCACGGAGGCGGAGGCCAAGGCGCTGCGGCAGTACGAGCGCGAGCGGAAGCCGCTGGAGGAGCTGGCGGACGAGGACAGGTTCATGCTGCAGTTCAGCAAGGTGGAGCGGCTGCCGCAGCGCATGGCCATCATGGCCTTCCTCGGCAACTTCACCGAGAACATCCAGATGCTGACGCCG cagctcaacGCCATCATCGCGGCCTCGGCCTCTGTTAAGTCGTCCCAGAAGCTGAAGCACATGTTGGAG ATCATCTTGGCGCTGGGCAACTACATGAACAGCAGCAAACGCGGTGCAGTCTACGGCTTCAAACTGCAGAGCCTGGACCTG ctcctggacaCCAAGTCAACAGACAGGAAGATGACGCTGCTGCACTTCATCGCGCTGACGGTGCGGGAGAAGTACCCAGAGCTGGCGACCttctggcaggagctgcacttTGTGGAGAAGGCTGCGGCAG tgtccctggaGAACGTGCTGCTGGATGTGAAGGAGCTGGGCCGGGGCATGGAGCTGCTGCGGCGGGAGTGCGGGCAGCACGAGAGCGCGGTGCTGCGCGGCTTCCTGGGCGGCAGCGAGGGGCAGCTCGAGCGGCTGCAGCGCGACGCGCGCACGGCCGAG GACGCCTACAACGCCGTGGTGCGGTATTTCGGCGAGAGCCCCAAGACCACCCCCCCGTCTGTCTTCTTCCCGGTCTTTGTCCGGTTCATCCACTCTTACAAG GACGCGGAGCAGGAAAACGAGACACggaagaagcaggaggaggtgatgcgggagaagctgctggcacaggaggcTAAAAAGCAGGAGAAG CGGAacaagtggcagcagcaggagctgatcgCGGAGCTGCGGCGGCGCCAGGCCAAGGACCACCGGCCCATGTACGAGGGCAAGGATGGCACCATCGAGGACATCATCACCG CGCTGAAGAGCGTCCCCTTCACTGCCCGCACGGCCAAGCGGGGTTCCCGCTTCTTCTGCGACCCGTCCCACCACGACGAGTCCGGCTGTTAA
- the FMNL3 gene encoding formin-like protein 3 isoform X2, whose amino-acid sequence MGNVESADGEALPRGPGTPAAPGGAGLFAPGKMPMPEPCELEERFALVLSSMNLPPDKARLLRQYDNEKKWDLICDQERFQVKSPPHAYIQKLRSFLEPGVTRKFRRRVQESTKVLRELEISLRTNHIGWVREFLNDENKGLDVLVNYLSFAQCAVMLDFEGLEGGEDGALDRLRSWSRSIEDLQHPSALPAPFTSSLARSARQTALRYGTLPSRRALKNSRLVSQKDDVHLCIMCLRAIMNYQYGFNLVMSHPHAVNEIALSLNNKNPRMKALVLELLAAVCLVRGGHEIILAAFDNFKEVCKEKHRFERLMEYFRNEDSSIDFMVACMQFINIVVHSVEDMNFRVHLQYEFTKLGLEEFLQKSRHTESEKLQVQIQAYLDNVFDVGGLLEDAETKNVALEKVEELEEHLSHLTEKLLDLENENMMRVAELEKQLLQREKELEVVKETYEHTSHQVHTLRRMIKEKDEAFRRHYGSEPPPVPSAEPPPPQAEPSEETPRPPVLPPVEAAPPPPPPPPPLPPPAPPLPGKCPPAPPLPGASPSIALTVGLSAIRIKKPIKTKFRLPVFNWTALKPSQISGTVFSELDDERVLEDLDLERFEELFKTKAQGPALDLVCAKSKAAQKVATKVTLLEANRAKNLAITLRKAGRSADEICRAIHTFDLATLPVDFVECLMRFLPTEAEAKALRQYERERKPLEELADEDRFMLQFSKVERLPQRMAIMAFLGNFTENIQMLTPQLNAIIAASASVKSSQKLKHMLEIILALGNYMNSSKRGAVYGFKLQSLDLLLDTKSTDRKMTLLHFIALTVREKYPELATFWQELHFVEKAAAVSLENVLLDVKELGRGMELLRRECGQHESAVLRGFLGGSEGQLERLQRDARTAEDAYNAVVRYFGESPKTTPPSVFFPVFVRFIHSYKDAEQENETRKKQEEVMREKLLAQEAKKQEKRNKWQQQELIAELRRRQAKDHRPMYEGKDGTIEDIITALKSVPFTARTAKRGSRFFCDPSHHDESGC is encoded by the exons ATGGGGAACGTGGAGAGCGCGGACGGGGAGGCGCTGCCCCGGGGCCCGGGAACAccggcggccccggggggaGCCGGACTGTTCGCCCCGGGCAAGATGCCGATGCCGGAGCCCTGCGAGCTGGAGGAGCGCTTCGCCCTAGTGCTG agctccaTGAACCTGCCCCCGGACAAAGCCCGGCTGCTGCGCCAGTATGACAACGAGAAGAAGTGGGACCTCATCTGTGACCAG GAGCGGTTCCAGGTGAAGAGCCCACCCCATGCCTACATCCAGAAGCTGCGCAGCTTCCTGGAGCCGGGTGTCACACGgaag TTCAGGAGGAGGGTGCAGGAGTCCACCAAGGTGCTGCGCGAGCTGGAGATCAGCCTGAGGACGAACCACATTGG GTGGGTGCGGGAGTTCCTCAATGATGAGAACAAGGGGCTGGACGTGCTGGTGAACTACCTGTCCTTCGCCCAGTGCGCCGTCAT GTTGGATTTTGAGGGCCTGGAAGGCGGCGAGGATGGCGCACTGGACAGGCTgcgctcctggagcaggtccatCGAGGATCTGCAGCACCCCAGCGCCCTGCCCGCCCCCTTCACCAGCAGCCTGGCCCGCTCTGCCCGCCAGACCGCCCTACG CTACGGGACGCTGCCCAGCCGCAGGGCACTGAAGAACTCGCGCCTGGTGAGCCAGAAGGATGACGTCCACCTCTGCATCATGTGTCTTCGGGCCATCATGAACTACCAG TACGGCTTCAACCTGGTCATGTCTCACCCCCACGCTGTCAATGAGATCGCCCTGAGCCTCAATAACAAGAACCCGAG GATGAAGGcgctggtgctggagctgctggcggCTGTCTGCCTGGTGAGGGGCGGCCACGAGATCATCCTCGCGGCCTTCGACAACTTCAAGGAG GTGTGCAAGGAGAAACACCGCTTTGAGCGGCTGATGGAATACTTCCGCAACGAGGACAGCAGCATCGACTTCATG gtgGCCTGCATGCAGTTCATCAACATCGTGGTGCACTCGGTGGAGGACATGAACTTCCGCGTCCATCTCCAGTACGAGTTCACCAAACTGGGGCTGGAGGAGTTCCTGCAG AAGTCGAGGCACACGGAGAGCGAGAAGCTGCAGGTGCAGATCCAGGCGTACCTGGACAACGTCTTCGACGTTGGggggctgctggaggatgcCGAGACCAAGAATGTGGCCCTGGAGAaggtggaggagctggaggagcaccTGTCCCAC CTAACGGAGAAGCTGCTGGACCTGGAGAACGAGAACATGATGCGGGTGGCggagctggagaagcagctgctgcagcgagagaaggagctggaggtggtCAAG GAGACCTACGAGCACACGAGCCACCAGGTGCACACGCTGCGCAGGATGATCAAGGAGAAGGACGAGGCTTTCCGGCGGCACTACGGGTCCGAGCCGCCCCCGGTTCCCAGCGCCGAGCCGCCGCCTCCGCAGGCGGAGCCCTCGGAGGAGACCCCGCGACCCCCGGTCCTGCCCCCCGTGGAAGCCgcgccccccccgccgcccccgcctcCCCCTCtgccgccccccgcgcccccgctCCCAG GGAAGTgtcccccggccccgccgctgcccggGGCTTCACCCTCCATCGCCCTCACCGTGGGGCTCTCAG CCATCCGGATCAAGAAGCCCATCAAGACCAAATTCCGGTTGCCTGTGTTCAACTGGACGGCGCTGAAGCCCAGCCAGATCAGCGGGACGGTGTTCAGCGAGCTGGACGACGAGCGCGTGCTGGAG gacctggacctggaGCGCTTCGAGGAGCTGTTCAAGACCAAGGCGCAGGGCCCGGCGCTGGACCTGGTGTGTGCCAAGAGCAAGGCGGCGCAGAAAGTGGCCACCAAGGTGACACTGCTGGAGGCCAACCGTGCCAAGAACTTGGCCATCACCCTGCGCAAGGCCGGGCGCAGCGCCGACGAGATCTGCCGGGCCATCCACAC GTTCGACCTGGCGACGCTGCCGGTGGATTTTGTGGAGTGCCTGATGCGGTTCCTGCCCACGGAGGCGGAGGCCAAGGCGCTGCGGCAGTACGAGCGCGAGCGGAAGCCGCTGGAGGAGCTGGCGGACGAGGACAGGTTCATGCTGCAGTTCAGCAAGGTGGAGCGGCTGCCGCAGCGCATGGCCATCATGGCCTTCCTCGGCAACTTCACCGAGAACATCCAGATGCTGACGCCG cagctcaacGCCATCATCGCGGCCTCGGCCTCTGTTAAGTCGTCCCAGAAGCTGAAGCACATGTTGGAG ATCATCTTGGCGCTGGGCAACTACATGAACAGCAGCAAACGCGGTGCAGTCTACGGCTTCAAACTGCAGAGCCTGGACCTG ctcctggacaCCAAGTCAACAGACAGGAAGATGACGCTGCTGCACTTCATCGCGCTGACGGTGCGGGAGAAGTACCCAGAGCTGGCGACCttctggcaggagctgcacttTGTGGAGAAGGCTGCGGCAG tgtccctggaGAACGTGCTGCTGGATGTGAAGGAGCTGGGCCGGGGCATGGAGCTGCTGCGGCGGGAGTGCGGGCAGCACGAGAGCGCGGTGCTGCGCGGCTTCCTGGGCGGCAGCGAGGGGCAGCTCGAGCGGCTGCAGCGCGACGCGCGCACGGCCGAG GACGCCTACAACGCCGTGGTGCGGTATTTCGGCGAGAGCCCCAAGACCACCCCCCCGTCTGTCTTCTTCCCGGTCTTTGTCCGGTTCATCCACTCTTACAAG GACGCGGAGCAGGAAAACGAGACACggaagaagcaggaggaggtgatgcgggagaagctgctggcacaggaggcTAAAAAGCAGGAGAAG CGGAacaagtggcagcagcaggagctgatcgCGGAGCTGCGGCGGCGCCAGGCCAAGGACCACCGGCCCATGTACGAGGGCAAGGATGGCACCATCGAGGACATCATCACCG CGCTGAAGAGCGTCCCCTTCACTGCCCGCACGGCCAAGCGGGGTTCCCGCTTCTTCTGCGACCCGTCCCACCACGACGAGTCCGGCTGTTAA
- the FMNL3 gene encoding formin-like protein 3 isoform X3 — MGNVESADGEALPRGPGTPAAPGGAGLFAPGKMPMPEPCELEERFALVLSSMNLPPDKARLLRQYDNEKKWDLICDQERFQVKSPPHAYIQKLRSFLEPGVTRKKFRRRVQESTKVLRELEISLRTNHIGWVREFLNDENKGLDVLVNYLSFAQCAVMLDFEGLEGGEDGALDRLRSWSRSIEDLQHPSALPAPFTSSLARSARQTALRYGTLPSRRALKNSRLVSQKDDVHLCIMCLRAIMNYQYGFNLVMSHPHAVNEIALSLNNKNPRMKALVLELLAAVCLVRGGHEIILAAFDNFKEVCKEKHRFERLMEYFRNEDSSIDFMVACMQFINIVVHSVEDMNFRVHLQYEFTKLGLEEFLQSRHTESEKLQVQIQAYLDNVFDVGGLLEDAETKNVALEKVEELEEHLSHLTEKLLDLENENMMRVAELEKQLLQREKELEVVKETYEHTSHQVHTLRRMIKEKDEAFRRHYGSEPPPVPSAEPPPPQAEPSEETPRPPVLPPVEAAPPPPPPPPPLPPPAPPLPGKCPPAPPLPGASPSIALTVGLSAIRIKKPIKTKFRLPVFNWTALKPSQISGTVFSELDDERVLEDLDLERFEELFKTKAQGPALDLVCAKSKAAQKVATKVTLLEANRAKNLAITLRKAGRSADEICRAIHTFDLATLPVDFVECLMRFLPTEAEAKALRQYERERKPLEELADEDRFMLQFSKVERLPQRMAIMAFLGNFTENIQMLTPQLNAIIAASASVKSSQKLKHMLEIILALGNYMNSSKRGAVYGFKLQSLDLLLDTKSTDRKMTLLHFIALTVREKYPELATFWQELHFVEKAAAVSLENVLLDVKELGRGMELLRRECGQHESAVLRGFLGGSEGQLERLQRDARTAEDAYNAVVRYFGESPKTTPPSVFFPVFVRFIHSYKDAEQENETRKKQEEVMREKLLAQEAKKQEKRNKWQQQELIAELRRRQAKDHRPMYEGKDGTIEDIITALKSVPFTARTAKRGSRFFCDPSHHDESGC, encoded by the exons ATGGGGAACGTGGAGAGCGCGGACGGGGAGGCGCTGCCCCGGGGCCCGGGAACAccggcggccccggggggaGCCGGACTGTTCGCCCCGGGCAAGATGCCGATGCCGGAGCCCTGCGAGCTGGAGGAGCGCTTCGCCCTAGTGCTG agctccaTGAACCTGCCCCCGGACAAAGCCCGGCTGCTGCGCCAGTATGACAACGAGAAGAAGTGGGACCTCATCTGTGACCAG GAGCGGTTCCAGGTGAAGAGCCCACCCCATGCCTACATCCAGAAGCTGCGCAGCTTCCTGGAGCCGGGTGTCACACGgaag AAGTTCAGGAGGAGGGTGCAGGAGTCCACCAAGGTGCTGCGCGAGCTGGAGATCAGCCTGAGGACGAACCACATTGG GTGGGTGCGGGAGTTCCTCAATGATGAGAACAAGGGGCTGGACGTGCTGGTGAACTACCTGTCCTTCGCCCAGTGCGCCGTCAT GTTGGATTTTGAGGGCCTGGAAGGCGGCGAGGATGGCGCACTGGACAGGCTgcgctcctggagcaggtccatCGAGGATCTGCAGCACCCCAGCGCCCTGCCCGCCCCCTTCACCAGCAGCCTGGCCCGCTCTGCCCGCCAGACCGCCCTACG CTACGGGACGCTGCCCAGCCGCAGGGCACTGAAGAACTCGCGCCTGGTGAGCCAGAAGGATGACGTCCACCTCTGCATCATGTGTCTTCGGGCCATCATGAACTACCAG TACGGCTTCAACCTGGTCATGTCTCACCCCCACGCTGTCAATGAGATCGCCCTGAGCCTCAATAACAAGAACCCGAG GATGAAGGcgctggtgctggagctgctggcggCTGTCTGCCTGGTGAGGGGCGGCCACGAGATCATCCTCGCGGCCTTCGACAACTTCAAGGAG GTGTGCAAGGAGAAACACCGCTTTGAGCGGCTGATGGAATACTTCCGCAACGAGGACAGCAGCATCGACTTCATG gtgGCCTGCATGCAGTTCATCAACATCGTGGTGCACTCGGTGGAGGACATGAACTTCCGCGTCCATCTCCAGTACGAGTTCACCAAACTGGGGCTGGAGGAGTTCCTGCAG TCGAGGCACACGGAGAGCGAGAAGCTGCAGGTGCAGATCCAGGCGTACCTGGACAACGTCTTCGACGTTGGggggctgctggaggatgcCGAGACCAAGAATGTGGCCCTGGAGAaggtggaggagctggaggagcaccTGTCCCAC CTAACGGAGAAGCTGCTGGACCTGGAGAACGAGAACATGATGCGGGTGGCggagctggagaagcagctgctgcagcgagagaaggagctggaggtggtCAAG GAGACCTACGAGCACACGAGCCACCAGGTGCACACGCTGCGCAGGATGATCAAGGAGAAGGACGAGGCTTTCCGGCGGCACTACGGGTCCGAGCCGCCCCCGGTTCCCAGCGCCGAGCCGCCGCCTCCGCAGGCGGAGCCCTCGGAGGAGACCCCGCGACCCCCGGTCCTGCCCCCCGTGGAAGCCgcgccccccccgccgcccccgcctcCCCCTCtgccgccccccgcgcccccgctCCCAG GGAAGTgtcccccggccccgccgctgcccggGGCTTCACCCTCCATCGCCCTCACCGTGGGGCTCTCAG CCATCCGGATCAAGAAGCCCATCAAGACCAAATTCCGGTTGCCTGTGTTCAACTGGACGGCGCTGAAGCCCAGCCAGATCAGCGGGACGGTGTTCAGCGAGCTGGACGACGAGCGCGTGCTGGAG gacctggacctggaGCGCTTCGAGGAGCTGTTCAAGACCAAGGCGCAGGGCCCGGCGCTGGACCTGGTGTGTGCCAAGAGCAAGGCGGCGCAGAAAGTGGCCACCAAGGTGACACTGCTGGAGGCCAACCGTGCCAAGAACTTGGCCATCACCCTGCGCAAGGCCGGGCGCAGCGCCGACGAGATCTGCCGGGCCATCCACAC GTTCGACCTGGCGACGCTGCCGGTGGATTTTGTGGAGTGCCTGATGCGGTTCCTGCCCACGGAGGCGGAGGCCAAGGCGCTGCGGCAGTACGAGCGCGAGCGGAAGCCGCTGGAGGAGCTGGCGGACGAGGACAGGTTCATGCTGCAGTTCAGCAAGGTGGAGCGGCTGCCGCAGCGCATGGCCATCATGGCCTTCCTCGGCAACTTCACCGAGAACATCCAGATGCTGACGCCG cagctcaacGCCATCATCGCGGCCTCGGCCTCTGTTAAGTCGTCCCAGAAGCTGAAGCACATGTTGGAG ATCATCTTGGCGCTGGGCAACTACATGAACAGCAGCAAACGCGGTGCAGTCTACGGCTTCAAACTGCAGAGCCTGGACCTG ctcctggacaCCAAGTCAACAGACAGGAAGATGACGCTGCTGCACTTCATCGCGCTGACGGTGCGGGAGAAGTACCCAGAGCTGGCGACCttctggcaggagctgcacttTGTGGAGAAGGCTGCGGCAG tgtccctggaGAACGTGCTGCTGGATGTGAAGGAGCTGGGCCGGGGCATGGAGCTGCTGCGGCGGGAGTGCGGGCAGCACGAGAGCGCGGTGCTGCGCGGCTTCCTGGGCGGCAGCGAGGGGCAGCTCGAGCGGCTGCAGCGCGACGCGCGCACGGCCGAG GACGCCTACAACGCCGTGGTGCGGTATTTCGGCGAGAGCCCCAAGACCACCCCCCCGTCTGTCTTCTTCCCGGTCTTTGTCCGGTTCATCCACTCTTACAAG GACGCGGAGCAGGAAAACGAGACACggaagaagcaggaggaggtgatgcgggagaagctgctggcacaggaggcTAAAAAGCAGGAGAAG CGGAacaagtggcagcagcaggagctgatcgCGGAGCTGCGGCGGCGCCAGGCCAAGGACCACCGGCCCATGTACGAGGGCAAGGATGGCACCATCGAGGACATCATCACCG CGCTGAAGAGCGTCCCCTTCACTGCCCGCACGGCCAAGCGGGGTTCCCGCTTCTTCTGCGACCCGTCCCACCACGACGAGTCCGGCTGTTAA